From the Acidobacteriota bacterium genome, the window CGATGAACGCTTTCACGATGTTGCCGCGTAACTCGTCTGGTTTGCCGACCACGGCAGCTTCGGCCACCGCCGGATGTTCGATCAGCGCCGACTCCACCTCGAACGGACCGATCCGGTAGGCAGCCGAGAGGATCACGTCGTCGGCCCGGCCCACAAACCAGAGGTAGCCGTCCTCGTCGCGATACGCCCGGTCTCCCGTGTAGTACCAGCCGTGTCTGAACACGTCGTTCGTTTGCCCGTCGTCCTTCCAGTATCCGCGGAACAGCCCAACGGGCCACGGGTCGGTTTTGACCGCAATGTGACCCTCCTCCCCGTCGGCGCATACGGTGCCGTCGTCATCGACGATGTCGACTTCCATCCCGGGTGCGGGCAACCCCATCGAACCTGGTTTGACCGTGACGGTCGGATAGTTGGCGACAAGGCATACCGTTTCTGTCTGCCCATACCCGTCGTACGCGACTGTGCCGGTGGCCGCCTCCCATGTGGCAATCACCTCAGGGTTCAGCGGTTCACCCGCACTCGTGCAATGGCGCAGCGTCGACCAGTCATAGGCTGACAAGTCCATCTGGGCGAACGCCCGATACAGTGTCGGTGGAGCACAGAACGAAGTCACACCGAGTTCGCCGATCAGGGTCATCATCCGGTCGAAGTCTGGCTTGCCGACGATATTCCACATGACGACCGTCGCGCCGATAATCCACTGTCCGAACAGCTTCCCCCACGCGGCCTTCGCCCACCCGGTGTCCGACACGGTCCAGTGGACATCGTCCGGGGTGAGATCGTGCCAGAACCGGGCCGTGATCTCGTGGCCGAGAGCGTAGGAACCGAGATGCTGAACCATCTTGGGATGGGCTGTTGTTCCCGATGTGAAGTAGAGCAGCAGAGGATCATCCGAGCGCGTGTGCTCAAACTCAGCCGGCTCGTCGGGCATTTCCGCAAGAGCTGTGCCAAAACTCGTCCAGCCTTCCATGTCGGCGCCGACCACAAACCGGGCTGTGATCGAGGGACATTGGTCCAGAACCCCCGAGAGGCGTTCCGCCCCGGCTTTGTCACAGATCGCGGCTGCGGCGTCTGTACGGTTTATGCGGTACACCTGGTCATTGGGCATAAGCTGGGTGGTCCCCGGCATCGGGATGGCCCCAATCTGAAAACAACCAAGCATTGCGGCGTACCACTCAACAACGCGCGGGAGCTGGACAAAAACCCTGTCACCCTTACCAATGCCGCTGCGTTTCAGGAGATGTGCGGTCCGGTTTGCAAGGTCTGCCAAGTCGGCAAACGTGTAGCGGTTGATCGTGACACCGTCTGGTTCGACCCCGATAAGTGCAACCTTGTCAGGCGTTTCCGCAGCTCGTGCGCCTATCACGTCACCGGTGAAGTTGAAGAACTCAGGTATCTCGACCCTGAACTCCGCAAATGTTTTCTCGTAGTCGACCATGTTCGCCACGCCACCACCTCCTCCCGCGAGCGTAGTCCGTGAGTGGATTGTCGATCCAACCGGACCAAGCCCAAGGATGTCGTCTTCGCAATAGACCGGTCGTAAACCTGCCGTGTGGGGTTGGTCACTCGGCTAGAAACGCTGTTCTATGCACGCGAAGGCGGCGACAAATATCGCCGTGTATCGTGCAACGCATGCGCACCGCTAGCGTTCGGATAGACACCGCCACCCACCAGGAACTGAAGCAGCTCGCAATCGCACTCGGAGCCACGTTGGGTGAGACGATCGCGCTTGCAGTACGCCGTCTTCGCCAGGACCGCATCGGCGAGGAGTTAGCCGCTGCGCTCACATCCGATGACGTCAGGTGGCTCGATACGGACCTCGGTTGACGTAGCGTACCTGAGCAACGGTCAGCCATCGGGGAGAGAAGCCGATCTTTTTCACCCTGTGGTCGTTGTCACCGCGCAGCGGATTCTGGACGCCCGGCCGAGGATCGCACGGGTTGTACCGTTAACGACCACGATTCGCGGGATCGGATCGGAAGTTCTGATCGAACCGGACAGCGCCAATGGCTTGAGGCTCCCCTCGGCTGCGCAATGCCACCACGTGCGCGCTGTATCAATCACCCGGGTGGAACGAGTCCAAGGCAACGTAGGTCCGGTCGCACTCACCAGATCCGCGACGTCATCGGCCTCATCCTCGACATACCGACGTAGCCGTCGTCCGCTACCACTTCGTGTACAGCTGCCGGAGCTGATGAACTTGGCTAGCCGATCTCTGACTCCGGCAACCAGTCCGCCGCCCCGGCGCAGCCGAGCCGGAGCGCTTCGTTGACGATCGAAGTGAGATCTTCTGTGCTCGCTTGTGCGCTAGTCCTGAGGACGATTCTTTCCAGTTCTACGCAACCCCAAAATGGCTCTCCAACGTCCTTTAGGAGATGCCCGAGTAGGCGAGCGAACTGGGCCGGGGACTGATCCAGTTGAGCGTCCTTCAGGCTGCGCAGGAACGTTCGGTTCCCATCCAGGTTGGCTGGCGAGGCTACGGCAAGGTTGACGCCGTCCTCGATCGAGTCGGTGAGATACACCACCCAAGCCGCTATGGCGGAGGCCTCTTCCTTGGTCAGCACAAGCGGAATGCTCGCAGCCCGGTCCGTCCAGTACTGGTGCATCCACTGTTGCCATTGGGATTCCACTGCTTCTGATGTCAGGTCGTCGAGAGTCCGCGCCACTTGTTCCATCCACTCCGTCCGAATGTGGGCGTCAACCGTCGCAGTGAAT encodes:
- a CDS encoding AMP-binding protein, giving the protein MVDYEKTFAEFRVEIPEFFNFTGDVIGARAAETPDKVALIGVEPDGVTINRYTFADLADLANRTAHLLKRSGIGKGDRVFVQLPRVVEWYAAMLGCFQIGAIPMPGTTQLMPNDQVYRINRTDAAAAICDKAGAERLSGVLDQCPSITARFVVGADMEGWTSFGTALAEMPDEPAEFEHTRSDDPLLLYFTSGTTAHPKMVQHLGSYALGHEITARFWHDLTPDDVHWTVSDTGWAKAAWGKLFGQWIIGATVVMWNIVGKPDFDRMMTLIGELGVTSFCAPPTLYRAFAQMDLSAYDWSTLRHCTSAGEPLNPEVIATWEAATGTVAYDGYGQTETVCLVANYPTVTVKPGSMGLPAPGMEVDIVDDDGTVCADGEEGHIAVKTDPWPVGLFRGYWKDDGQTNDVFRHGWYYTGDRAYRDEDGYLWFVGRADDVILSAAYRIGPFEVESALIEHPAVAEAAVVGKPDELRGNIVKAFIVLAPGYEASDELTLEIQDHVKAITAPYKYPREIAYMSELPKTISGKIRRVDLRNMT